In Strix aluco isolate bStrAlu1 chromosome 33, bStrAlu1.hap1, whole genome shotgun sequence, the following proteins share a genomic window:
- the BLOC1S3 gene encoding LOW QUALITY PROTEIN: biogenesis of lysosome-related organelles complex 1 subunit 3 (The sequence of the model RefSeq protein was modified relative to this genomic sequence to represent the inferred CDS: inserted 1 base in 1 codon), producing the protein MAAPRPPRVVPGEASESDSEPELXGGASGGAPGAGLKVPGEASETEDEEEEEEEEGARQRPPLALTEEPAAVWGGGRGGPSLLQQRLQEGSGRLRGAVGSALRQSYGRAARHLGGLGGALGRAQAAAAAAAHCLRLARRDLRAVAATVDIVTACRLLPDIRGQLPAL; encoded by the exons atggccgccccccgcccccccagggTGGTGCCGGGAGAAGCCTCTGAGAGCGACTCAGAGCCGGAGC CCGGGGGGGCGTCCGGGGGGGCCCCCGGCGCTGGGCTGAAGGTGCCGGGTGAAGCCTCCGAGactgaagatgaggaagaggaggaggaggaggagggggcgaGGCAGAGGCCGCCGCTGGCGCTGACCGAGGAGCCGGCGGCGGTttgggggggcggccgggggggcccCTCGCTGCTGCAGCAGCGGCTGCAGGAGGGCTcggggcggctgcggggggcGGTGGGCAGCGCCCTGCGGCAGAGCTACGGCCGCGCCGCGCGGCAcctggggggcctggggggggccCTGGGTCGGGCCCAAGCAGCCGCCGCTGCGGCCGCCCACTGCCTGCGCCTGGCTCGCCGCGACCTGCGGGCCGTGGCCGCCACCGTCGACATCGTCACCGCCTGCCGCCTCCTGCCAGACATCCGCGGGCAGCTGCCGGCGCTCTGA
- the CCDC61 gene encoding LOW QUALITY PROTEIN: centrosomal protein CCDC61 (The sequence of the model RefSeq protein was modified relative to this genomic sequence to represent the inferred CDS: deleted 1 base in 1 codon) yields the protein MEEPRYLQADCSFRLGAHTVRLTLARSALGVEVEAARTAERWRGDFDAAFIEDLTHKTGNFKQFGIFCSMLESALRRSSASVSLDLLTYADLQTLRTRKTGASARPPPSTPSPLGAKRYLLLVYSVEFDRIHYPLPLPYAGGPDPAALLRELREELAQLRARRDAEIQHLQDKLQRAQEGKRAAEAALRRAEDELLREKTQRQRDHQQLSTELAEMKAAEQRLQRRVKSLTAELAACRRGRSSSQPPPGRCSGSAPRSASRESRGGSQGRPPPRSPSPAGPRPPRFDPTAFVRARQRRQELKNQRRGAAFGSTSPARSRGRSSSAESFRSWRSAVSSGSDADERPKTLPPRGRRATRTRTPLSASSCNGPGAAPRPATGRKPPVRSVATGKENCYEEPSAELAEIDARLQALQEYMDRLDTRT from the exons atggagGAGCCGCGGTACCTACAGGCCGACTGTTCCTTCCGGCTCGGGGCTCACACCGTGCGGCTGACGCTCGCCCGCTCGGCgctgggggtggaggtggagGCCGCCCGCACCGCCGAGCGCTGGAGGGGCGACTTCGACGCCGCCT TCATCGAGGACCTGACGCACAAAACCGGCAATTTCAAGCAGTTTGGGATTTTCTGCAGCATGCTGGAGTCAGCGCTGCGGCGG AGCAGCGCCTCCGTCAGCCTGGATCTCCTCACCTACGCCGACCTGCAGACCCTGCGCACCCGCAAGACGGGGGCGAGCGCCcggccccccccctccaccccttcCCCACTGGGCGCCAAGCGCTACCTCCTGCTCGTCTACTCTGTGGAGTTCGACAG GATTCACTACCCGCTGCCACTGCCCTACGCGGGGGGGCCAGATCCTGCCGCACTGCTGCGGGAGCTGAGGGAGGAGCTGGCccagctccgcgcccgccgcgaCGCCGAGATCCAGCACCTACAGGACAA GCTGCAGCGGGCGCAGGAGGGGAAgcgggcggcggaggcggcgctGCGGCGAGCAGAGGACGAGCTGCTGCGGGAGAAAACCCAGCGCCAGCGCGACCACCAGCAGCTGAGTACTGAG CTGGCGGAGATGAAGGCAGCGGAGCAGCGGCTGCAGCGGCGGGTGAAGAGCCTGACGGCTGAGCTGGCCGCCTGCAGGAGGGG CCgttcctcctcccagccccccccaggA CGATGCTCCGGCTCTGCTCCGCGCTCGGCGTCCCGGGAGAGCCGTGGTGGCAGCcagggccgccccccgccgcggtCCCCGTCGCCTGCAG gcccccgCCCACCACGCTTCGACCCCACCGCCTTCGTCAGGGCTCGGCAGCGCCGGCAGGAGCTCAAAAA CCAGCGGCGCGGAGCAGCTTTCGGCAGCACCAGCCCGGCGAGGAGCCGTGGGCGCAGCTCCTCGG CTGAAAGTTTCCGCAGCTGGCGCTCGGCCGTGAGCTCCGGCAGCGACGCTGACGAGCGCCCCAAGACCCTGCCCCCCAG gggcaggagggcaaCTCGCACCCGGACACCCCTGAGCGCCTCGTCCTGCAACGGCCCTGGCGCG GCCCCTCGCCCGGCCACTGGCCGCAAGCCACCCGTGCGCAGCGTTGCCACCGGTAAAG AGAACTGCTACGAGGAGCCCTCGGCCGAGCTGGCCGAGATCGATGCCCGGCTGCAGGCGCTGCAGGAGTACATGGACAGGCTGGACACCCGCACGTGA
- the NKPD1 gene encoding NTPase KAP family P-loop domain-containing protein 1 — protein MSQSHQCSQSRLSHAPQCPQHQLQPGPSNQQGHLGRGHGVPEALRDEDGVTQVKSNILGPCSPECGGSPTAPPGCCEERLACLGPGGDACATRDGAFVEAEPREHREALTEDDIYCRCLSRTLCHTATPVTVGFYAPCGHRLYSLLDKVTGFMREEMARREEAELRRSHQKPRSPEGWGLLLALWYLAFYKPIITEGHLRRKNIEFIFIRFSAWQYAGCDKLWAGLVTTLCDNIRHHFGALPLSVYHVMGTRPRFASGFSQKEWVLKTGTCLKLWGLLFILGAGLAILLVALLVPGVKDHHALKVVGSAVTSLSGSGLVLGAVSVLKNLLVSEKQKIERLTNSEKFASQLGFMSKVRSEVAVLVDFLAFMEIFERRRLRVVLEITSLDICYPEKVAGVLNAMNTLLSDANTPFIFILAVDPSVIVPCLEQTGCMKGLADNGYLYLNRTVTLPFSIPEMGARSRLQCLEAAVQTREDLMYRIITSNVERRRAKCQHVPAAPTGREADAEAVRCIHEAFHCLHDGADPLARYLPTDGTHVRRIVNTIPITLRLLLHRAGTPGTPSPRAAAAWVVLADQWPCRLSWVLQCLEDAWQSHPAPDLGGRSLWSIFQENVGELSALRQPLHNVLSLDGDPELFQTFLACDFPFAARDARAFLGVTVNLDHSIRHKMGLLRGLDRLQKATAVSRSVQCPPTE, from the exons ATGTCCCAGAgccaccagtgctcccagtccagGTTGTCTCAtgctccccagtgtccccagcaccAGTTGCAGCCTGGTCCCAGTAACCAGCAG GGGCACctggggaggggacatggggtCCCCGAGGCCCTGAGGGATGAGGACGGGGTCACCCAGGTCAAGAGCAACATTTTG GGTCCCTGCTCGCCGGAGTGTGGGGGGTCCCCCACGGCCCCCCCAGGGTGCTGCGAGGAGCGGCTGGCCTGCCTGGGCCCGGGGGGCGACGCCTGCGCCACCCGTGACGGCGCCTTTGTGGAGGCAGAGCCCAGGGAGCACCGAG AGGCGCTGACGGAGGATGACATCTACTGCCGCTGCCTCTCCAGGACGCTGTGCCACACGGCCACCCCCGTCACCGTCGGCTTCTACGCGCCCTGTGGCCACCGCCTCTACTCCCTGCTGGACAAGGTCACCG gcTTCATGCGGGAGGAGATGGCGCGGCGGGAGGAGGCCGAGCTGCGCCGGAGCCACCAGAAACCGCGGAGCCccgagggctgggggctgctcctgGCCCTCTGGTACTTGGCCTTCTACAAGCCCATCATCACCGAGGGCCACCTGAGGAGGAAGAACATCGAGTTCATCTTCATCCGCTTCAGCGCCTGGCAGTACGCCGGCTGCGACAAGCTCTGGGCCGGTTTGGTCACCACCCTCTGCGACAACATCCGCCACCATTTCGGGGCTCTGCCCCTCAGCGTCTACCATGTGATGGGCACCCGACCCCGCTTCGCCTCCGGCTTCAGCCAGAAGGAGTGGGTGCTCAAGACAGGCACCTGCCTCAAGCTCTGGGGGCTACTCTTTATCCTGGGTGCTGGCCTCGCCATCCTACTGGTGGCCCTCTTGGTGCCCGGCGTCAAGGACCACCACGCTTTGAAGGTGGTGGGGAGCGCCGTCACCTCCCTCTCCGGTTCCGGTTTGGTGCTTGGAGCTGTCTCCGTCTTGAAGAACCTGTTAGTCAGTGAGAAGCAGAAGATCGAGCGCTTGACCAACAGCGAGAAGTTTGCCAGCCAGCTGGGCTTCATGAGCAAGGTGCGCAGCGAGGTGGCGGTGTTGGTCGACTTCTTGGCCTTCATGGAGATCTTCGAACGCCGACGGCTCCGCGTGGTGCTGGAGATCACCAGCCTGGACATCTGCTACCCGGAGAAGGTGGCCGGCGTCCTCAACGCCATGAACACCTTGCTCTCCGACGCCAACACCCCCTTCATCTTCATCCTGGCCGTTGACCCCAGCGTCATTGTCCCCTGCCTGGAGCAAACCGGTTGCATGAAGGGTCTTGCCGACAACGGTTACCTCTACCTCAACCGGACGGTGACGCTGCCCTTCTCCATCCCGGAGATGGGCGCCCGCTCCCGCCTCCAGTGCCTGGAAGCCGCCGTCCAAACGCGGGAGGACCTCATGTACCGCATCATCACCAGCAACGTGGAACGCCGCCGGGCCAAGTGCCAGCACGTCCCGGCCGCTCCCACTGGGCGGGAGGCGGACGCCGAAGCCGTTCGTTGCATCCACGAAGCTTTCCACTGCCTCCACGATGGCGCCGACCCTCTGGCCCGTTACCTCCCCACCGACGGCACCCACGTCCGCCGCATCGTCAACACCATCCCCATCACCCTGCGGCTCCTCCTGCACCGCGCCGGCACCCCCGGCACTCCCTCGCCCCGTGCCGCGGCGGCGTGGGTGGTGTTGGCCGACCAGTGGCCGTGCCGGCTGAGCTGGGTGCTGCAGTGCTTGGAGGACGCTTGGCAGAGCCACCCGGCGCCGGATTTAGGTGGACGATCCCTGTGGAGCATTTTCCAGGAGAACGTGGGGGAGCTGAGCGCCCTGCGGCAGCCCCTGCACAACGTCCTCAGCCTGGACGGGGACCCCGAACTCTTCCAAACTTTTCTGGCTTGCGATTTCCCCTTCGCCGCCCGCGACGCCCGCGCCTTCCTCGGTGTCACCGTCAACCTGGACCACTCCATCCGGCACAAGATGGGGCTCCTGCGTGGCCTCGACCGCCTGCAGAAAGCCACCGCCGTGTCCCGCAGCGTCCAGTGTCCCCCCACCGAGTGA